The proteins below are encoded in one region of Aspergillus nidulans FGSC A4 chromosome III:
- a CDS encoding cation diffusion facilitator family transporter (transcript_id=CADANIAT00005340): MTRNMKLSRCQCGVVSRRRGAVAEKRSQSDISGANNQPSSQYCLIDPRMASSGRRTRPQFSVPSSPSDNESPIRPRRPSLEPQVDILSTRGQYLSSLIRRRSFSSSQSLYRPDGYIDTERDDTGSFRHRVEGPATVRARELIGERRPPYNWRQLYERNNNLISQYVYIDRLLDSSLPRRLIVEYQQNRAVESAKRTNAGAHEGGYGSFENLADDEIPKKIKRTPRNLYRIPSESSLLLPQTTDGEASPLEDVTPKGHDFVDSGARIVTVAIYVNFVANVILLAAKIAALLMTNSVSVLASLVDGALDFLSTTIVWITTALIRRQDRYEYPISRRRLEPLSVLVFAVVMVTSFFQVAITSAGRLISSEHAVIQLSVPSAAIMGSTVVVKFLCWFWCRLINNSSVQALAQDAMTDVVFNFFSIVFPLVGGFTNIWFLDPLGGLILSIYIIWNWSRTASEHIRHLTGAAASREDVSILLYMTMRFSRSILKIQNLRAYYAGDLLNVEVDIVLPDNSSLRDSHDLGESLQYMLESVPTVERAFVHMDYDPWNIPSHMNQQEA; this comes from the exons ATGACTAGAAAtatgaagctatccagatgTCAATGCGGGGTCGTCAGCCGAAGGCGGGGAGCTGTGGCAGAAAAGCGCAGTCAATCCGATATCAGCGGGGCCAACAATCAGCCGTCATCGCAGTATTGCCTGATTGATCCTAGAATGGCGTCTTCTGGCCGCAGAACACGGCCGCAATTTTCTGTTCCATCCTCACCATCAGATAATGAATCGCCGATCCGGCCCAGGCGACCGAGTCTCGAACCTCAAGTCGACATCCTATCCACACGCGGCCAATACCTTTCATCTTTAATACGACGACGATCGTTCTCGAGCAGCCAAAGCCTCTATAGGCCAGATGGGTACATCGACACCGAGCGCGATGACACAGGTTCTTTCCGTCACCGGGTTGAGGGCCCCGCAACAGTGCGGGCGAGGGAATTGATCGGCGAGCGGAGGCCGCCATATAATTG GCGTCAACTCTACGAGCGGAATAATAACCTTATTTCGCAATACGTCTATATTGACCGGCTCCTCGACTCGTCGTTGCCCCGTCGTCTGATAGTGGAATACCAGCAGAATCGTGCTGTAGAGAGCGCGAAGAGAACAAACGCAGGCGCGCATGAAGGAGGCTACGGATCTTTCGAGAACCTGGCAGATGACGAAATACCTAAGAAGATCAAGCGCACACCTCGGAATCTCTATCGGATTCCTAGTGAAAGCTCGCTGCTACTACCTCAAACTACGGATGGAGAAGCATCACCCTTGGAAGATGTCACACCAAAAGGTCATGATTTTGTGGACAGCGGAGCCCGCATTGTCACTGTCGCCATTTATGTCAACTTTGTCGCAAACGTCATTCTCCTGGCCGCAAAGATTGCTGCTTTGTTGATGACAAACTCAGTATCAGTTCTTGCGAGCTTGGTGGACGGAGCATTGGATTTTCTATCGACTACTATCGTCTGGATTACTACCGCTCTTATCCGAAGACAAGACCGTTACGAATACCCTATTAGTCGACGTCGATTGGAGCCACTTAGTGTTTTGGTTTTTGCTGTTGTGATGGTTACCTCGTTCTTTCAGGTGGCTATCACGTCTGCGGGCcgcttgatctcctccgAGCACGCCGTGATCCAGCTATCAGTGCCATCGGCGGCGATTATGGGTAGCACCGTGGTCGTCAAGTTCCTGTGCTGGTTCTGGTGCCGACTAATAAATAACTCGAGTGTCCAAGCCTTGGCGCAGGATGCAATGACGGATGTAGTTTTCAATTTCTTCAGCATCGTCTTCCCGCTCG TGGGCGGCTTCACGAACATCTGGTTTCTCGATCCCCTGGGAGGTCTGATCCTCTCCATTTACATAATCTGGAACTGGAGTCGTACCGCCAGCGAGCACATCCGCCACCTCACCGGAGCTGCCGCCTCCCGCGAGGACGTCAGCATCCTTCTGTACATGACAATGCGGTTCTCGCGGTCTATCCTCAAAATCCAAAATTTAAGAGCGTACTACGCGGGTGATTTACTCAATGTCGAGGTTGACATCGTGCTGCCGGATAATAGCAGTCTGCGCGACAGCCATGACCTCGGCGAGAGTCTACAATATATGCTTGAGAGCGTACCGACAGTGGAAAGAGCTTTTGTACATATGGATTATGACCCATGGAACATCCCTAGCCATATGAATCAACAGGAGGCATGA
- a CDS encoding uncharacterized protein (transcript_id=CADANIAT00005341): MPEGDSFASDAVDKDERGQVEESSQTSVAISESPNSSQQAADSSLVELNAMQSPIDASSNALHPNSAKRKRSGSDLGETNKESATPSMLDSLKSPPSLRLSLSFDGEAMVRKQGELTPSPPKGRNSLRISMSADGQAVIRANGEPSPSKNRISMFPTRTPRLAGLRRSNSAVVLGTPRSLEREKSFGRSRDPRNWESIFDTDARSALATPFSSQSTPKSALLSGGKRSLTRSLSARHPSLLTPNSDTQGTPITQAMRQKRQKLSRTVSSLGRLESGRKALGEKFPSTLKNSKSAKDDLELEAGDSDKENWIPGTRVSQSRRRTVSSHTHRPVLKDSNGRDGRPHDASTSGRSRWSQPSHRKTVGPSKSLSMSGLEGDVSAFMGGNAASQEEDLDCIQGLLSLSQGAWR; this comes from the coding sequence ATGCCCGAGGGCGACTCCTTTGCATCAGATGCAGTGGACAAGGATGAGAGGGGCCAGGTGGAGGAGAGCTCACAAACGAGCGTTGCCATATCCGAATCCCCAAATTCGAGTCAACAAGCGGCAGACAGCAGTCTGGTTGAGTTGAACGCGATGCAGAGTCCTATCGACGCGTCCAGCAACGCGCTTCACCCAAACTCCGCCAAGAGAAAGAGATCTGGATCAGATCTTGGAGAAACAAACAAAGAGTCAGCAACCCCAAGCATGCTAGACAGCCTAAAGTCACCACCGTCCCTGAGGCTATCGCTTTCCTTTGACGGAGAAGCCATGGTTCGAAAGCAAGGCGAATTGACACCATCACCCCCTAAGGGACGAAACTCGCTTCGAATTTCAATGTCGGCAGACGGACAAGCCGTCATCCGTGCCAACGGCGAACCATCCCCGTCCAAAAACCGCATCTCCATGTTCCCCACTCGCACCCCTAGACTCGCTGGTCTTCGCAGAAGCAATAGCGCTGTTGTATTGGGTACACCGCGTAGCCTAGAAAGAGAGAAATCCTTCGGTAGGTCGCGCGATCCCAGGAACTGGGAGTCTATCTTCGATACAGACGCGCGAAGTGCACTTGCCACACCTTTCAGTTCACAAAGCACACCAAAATCGGCCCTACTCTCCGGTGGCAAGCGTTCTCTGACCCGAAGCCTGTCCGCCAGGCACCCCTCCCTCCTCACACCAAACTCCGATACCCAGGGTACCCCTATCACGCAAGCAATGCGAcagaagaggcagaagctTTCTCGTACTGTCTCTTCCCTCGGTCGGTTGGAATCTGGCCGCAAAGCCTTGGGCGAGAAATTCCCTTCCACACTCAAGAACTCTAAATCTGCTAAGGATGACCTCGAACTTGAAGCCGGCGACTCAGACAAGGAGAATTGGATTCCTGGAACTCGAGTATCCCAATCGCGTCGACGGACGGTTTCCAGCCATACCCACCGGCCTGTCCTCAAGGACTCGAACGGACGAGACGGCCGACCACACGACGCTTCTACATCAGGACGCTCGCGATGGTCACAGCCCTCGCATCGAAAAACAGTCGGACCTTCAAAATCCCTGTCCATGTCTGGTCTGGAAGGTGACGTTTCAGCATTCATGGGCGGCAACGCAGCGAGTCAGGAAGAGGACCTGGATTGCATCCAAGGCCTGTTATCTCTAAGCCAAGGCGCCTGGAGATGA
- a CDS encoding uncharacterized protein (transcript_id=CADANIAT00005342), whose product MEAEKRSLVKAKEPSMTRLLGTENALRLSSLLHLGPKLYPLSISLYLFFAQEADNIREAPKNNPHFTGTSRKSQGQGGPTPGSSVLAKNKLVNDVVYEIPQS is encoded by the exons ATGGAAGCTGAGAAAAGGTCACTCGTTAAGGCTAAGGAGCCTTCCATGACTAGACTATTGGGAACAGAAAACGCCTTGCGGCTATCTTCACTCCTCCATCTCGGTCCTAAACTCTACCCGCTCAGTATCAGCCTGTACCTTTTTTTCGCTCAG GAAGCAGACAACATCAGAGAAGCGCCGAAAAACAATCCGCATTTCACCGGCACGAGTCGCAAAAGCCAGGGCCAAGGCGGTCCAACACCGGGAAGTAGT GTACTTGCGAAGAACAAACTGGTCAACGATGTGGTT TACGAGATACCACAATCATGA
- a CDS encoding protein Anisin-1 (transcript_id=CADANIAT00005343) has product MQFSAIVLSAVALFGSMTFAAPAPAPDAELMARSSCQLGGIFGAGDAACSASCIRAGTYHGGYCNDKQVCICTH; this is encoded by the exons ATGCAATTCTCCGCCATCGTCCTCAGTGCCGTCGCTCTCTTCGGCTCTATGACCTTTgccgctcccgctcctgctcctgacGCAGAGCTCATGGCTCGCTCTTCGTGCCAGCTTGGTGGTATCTTTGGTGCCGGTGATGCTGCCTGCAGCGCTTCT TGCATCAGGGCTGGAACCTACCACGGCGGTTACTGCAACGACAAGCA GGTCTGCATCTGCACCCACTAG
- a CDS encoding cytochrome P450 (transcript_id=CADANIAT00005344), with translation MNSLPLLLAAASVGFLYVILTKGRREKGLPPGPPTLPFLGNLHQIPVKGSYLKFTEWASQYGGLYSLKLGTGTAIVITDPRLVKEVIDRKSSKYSNRPESFVAHTITGGSHLLVMQYGPLWRTMRKLVHQHFMETAVEKSHIHVQNAGAVQMLRDFCVRPDLHMLHPKRYSNSIIMSLVYGVRTPSVHTAHMTQLYEMMVRILSLPFLCTQGMPTDRAFVLFQENWSKVMEPGNTPPVDIYSFLHYIPQKLFGNWLSRAKEVRDEMCQLYGQYLDLVVSRRKKIGSTGSFMDTVLDQNEKLGLTRHQLYFLGGVLMEGGSDTSSSIILAFIHAMTKWPQVLKKAQAEIGNVIGEDRMPAWSDYGSLPYVAATVKEAMRWRPAVPLAFPHAAAEDDWIDGHFIPKSSTIIVNGWGMHHNEARFGNPSVFDPDHYKGQTALAPELANASDYTTRDHYGYGTGRRICPGIHVAERNLFLAISKLIWAFSIEPGVDESGKVIEPDLDPRTGYSEGFLVCANDFPCRIMPRSEAKRESIMREYQRAQEEVFSRFESPSS, from the exons ATGAACTCACTACCTTtgctgcttgctgctgcctctgTAGGCTTTCTGTATGTGATTCTCACCAAAGGCCGGAGAGAGAAGGGCCTCCCTCCTG GGCCTCCTACGCTACCATTCTTGGGAAACCTCCACCAAATTCCGGTTAAGGGATCTTATCTCAA ATTCACAGAATGGGCCTCCCAGTACGGCGGCCTGTACTCGCTCAAACTGGGCACCGGAACAGCGATCGTCATCACCGACCCCCGCCTCGTCAAGGAGGTCATTGACCGCAAGAGCTCCAAATACAGCAACCGGCCAGAGTCATTCGTTGCGCATACCATTACAGGCGGCTCACATCTGCTTGTGATGCAGTACGGCCCTCTCTGGCGCACGATGCGCAAGCTGGTTCACCAGCACTTTATGGAGACGGCGGTGGAGAAGAGCCATATACATGTTCAAAATGCAGGGGCGGTGCAGATGCTGAGAGATTTTTGTGTGAGGCCGGACCTGCATATGCTGCATCCGAAGAGGTACAGTAACAGCATTATCATGAGTCTAG TGTACGGGGTCCGAACGCCTTCGGTTCATACGGCCCATATGACGCAGTTATATGAGATGATGGTTCGTATTCTTTCTCTACCCTTCTTATGCACTCAAGGGATGCCGACTGACCGCGCGTTCGTTCTCTTTCAGGAGAATTGGTCCAAGGTAATGGAACCAGGCAACACGCCCCCCGTCGACATTTACTCCTTTCTTCATTACATTCCCCAGAAGCTCTTTGGCAACTGGCTCTCGCGCGCAAAGGAGGTTCGGGACGAAATGTGCCAGCTTTATGGGCAGTATCTGGACCTTGTGGTCTCCCGGCGCAAGAAGATTGGCAGTACAGGCTCGTTCATGGATACGGTGCTCGACCAAAATGAGAAGCTGGGTCTTACACGTCATCAGCTCTATTTCCTCGGCGGTGTCCTGATGGAGGGTGGTTCTGACACGTCGAGTTCGATCATTCTGGCGTTCATTCACGCCATGACAAAGTGGCCTCAGGttctgaagaaggcgcaGGCCGAAATTGGTAATGTCATTGGTGAAGACAGAATGCCCGCTTGGTCGGACTATGGCTCGCTGCCCTATGTTGCGGCTACAGTCAAGGAGGCCATGAGATGGAGACCTGCCGTGCCGTTGGCGTTCCCgcatgcagctgctgaag ATGACTGGATTGACGGTCATTTTATACCCAAAAGCAGCACGATCATCGTCAACGGCTGGGGCATGCACCATAACGAAGCCCGGTTCGGCAATCCCTCAGTCTTCGATCCAGACCACTACAAAGGTCAGACAGCCCTTGCTCCTGAACTGGCCAATGCTTCTGATTACACGACCCGCGATCACTATGGCTACGGCACCGGGCGCCGCATCTGCCCAGGCATCCATGTCGCCGAGCGGAACCTGTTTCTGGCCATTTCGAAACTCATCTGGGCCTTCTCAATCGAGCCCGGAGTGGACGAGAGTGGGAAAGTGATTGAGCCGGACTTGGATCCTAGGACTGGATATAGCGAAGGGTTTCTGGTCTGCGCGAATGATTTTCCATGTCGGATTATGCCGCGATCTGAGGCAAAGCGCGAGAGCATCATGAGGGAGTATCAGAGGGCGCAGGAGGAGGTCTTTTCTCGATTCGAGAGCCCCTCGTCTTGA
- a CDS encoding uncharacterized protein (transcript_id=CADANIAT00005345), protein MTAATKPIRLVRLAHVCYTHADLTAASRFLIDFGFQELTQTVSPSTGQRTIYYRGTTTQQPFVYCAREGPEDAFGGATFVVESREDLDYAAQTLPGSEGIVDLEAEGVPGGGLSLTFHDPVDGFPFHLVWGQRGREEHGENQGGNGLPVLQYNFVRVSNLIPLLSAIHRCPTEKHRPGNSTQRFKPGTYSLASRHRGIAYCIHTKLQSGPAPVHKLGHFGMCVTDFARAYEFYTTRFNFKASDLIHDEAGNDVTAFLHLSRGRELVDHHCFFIFEGPKWHVHHSSFETHDFDTQLLGHHWLREKGYTNCWGVGRHIMGSQIFDYWFDPSRFILEHYVDGDLVDETYPTHRSLASPDNLHVWGESLYFHAHTRYWLWC, encoded by the exons ATGACGGCAGCAACGAAGCCGATACGTCTCGTCCGCCTCGCCCACGTCTGCTACACACATGCAGACCTCACGGCAGCCTCCCGGTTCCTCATAGATTTCGGCTTCCAGGAGCTGACCCAAACCGTCTCGCCGAGCACCGGCCAGAGAACAATCTACTACCGCGGCACCACCACCCAGCAGCCCTTCGTCTACTGCGCGCGTGAAGGGCCCGAGGACGCCTTTGGCGGCGCCACGTTTGTGGTCGAATCACGAGAAGACCTTGACTATGCGGCCCAGACGCTACCGGGGTCGGAGGGGATTGTCGATCTGGAAGCAGAAGGTGTTCCTGGAGGCGGACTCTCCCTCACATTCCACGACCCGGTTGATGGGTTTCCTTTCCATCTGGTCTGGGGACAGCGAGGACGAGAAGAGCACGGGGAGAATCAGGGGGGAAACGGCTTGCCGGTGTTGCAGTATAATTTTGTACGTGTCTCAAATCTCATACCTCTCTTATCTGCCATTCATCGCTGC CCTACAGAGAAGCACCGACCGGGAAATAGCACTCAGAGGTTCAAACCGGGTACTTACTCCCTGGCATCGCGGCATCGCGGCATCGCCTACTGTATACATACTAAACTGCAATCAGGCCCAGCTCCCGTCCACAAACTCGGCCACTTTGGCATGTGCGTGACGGATTTTGCGCGCGCCTACGAGTTCTATACCACtcggttcaacttcaaggcTAGTGAT CTCATCCATGATGAAGCCGGTAACGATGTGACCGCGTTCCTGCACTTGAGCCGTGGCCGCGAGCTCGTAGATCACCactgcttcttcattttcgAAGGGCCCAAGTGGCATGTGCATCATTCGTCATTTGAAACACATGATTTTGATACCCAGTTGCTGGGCCATCATTGGTTGAGAGAGAAGGGATACACGAATTGCTGGGGAGTGGGGAGGCATATCATGGGAAGTCAGATATTTGATTACTG GTTTGATCCGTCACGATTTATTCTGGAGCATTATGTGGATGGGGATTTGGTGGATGAGACGTACCCTACTCATCGCTCACTCGCTTCGCCGGATAATTTGCATGTTTGGGGTGAGTCCCTTTATTTTCATGCCCATACGAGATACTGGCTCTGGTGCTGA
- a CDS encoding uncharacterized protein (transcript_id=CADANIAT00005346) yields MDPSFLTNSDASEAIPDTNTMSGASVDDIVETEFLIAGAGPAGASLACFLTSYGLKGIMISAAPGTEDTPRAHITNMAALECLRDLGLDREIRKVACDGEHMVHTRWCHSMAGEEYARIYSWGNDPRRKVNLESEFPCALAKREGKSNMDQGDYERASPCSPVDLPQTLLEPILVRYATWQGFTTRFDTTLLSFARDEKQRITATVRDNLSHKEYQIRTRYLFGADGARSQIVKQLGLPLTVKPGQGLAINVLVKADLSHLVAHRKGNLHWVMQPDRDHPSFGWMAIIRMVKPWDEWMFILFPTRGYDPASVSPSKEEYLHRVRELIGDETPAEILNISKWYINEIVAETYSDGNNVFCLGDAVHRHPPLNGLGSNTCIQDAFNLAWKIAYVHRGIAGAPLLSTYSAERQPVGHGIVTRANQAFRDHHQIWAALGMLGASLEERQRALEELTEPTAAGRERRQTLQKAVAHTAHEFHGLGIEMNQRYEGPGIYDADEADPFVLPGRAAEDPVLYYEPNTYPGCRLPHVWLNRAIPGQPVSTIDLAGHGAFTLFTGIGGFRQDWEDVYFEWERLCGVEESGAVLVRPDRYVAWRADSVLKDAAACEEKLSAVLKAILCVD; encoded by the exons ATGGACCCCTCATTTCTAACAAATTCTGATGCATCTGAAGCCATCCCAGATACCAATACCATGTCTGGTGCCAGTGTAGATGACATTGTCGAGACGGAATTCCTGATTGCCGGTGCAGGTCCAGCAGGagcttctttggcctgtTTTCTCACATCATACG GACTCAAAGGAATCATGATCAGTGCAGCACCTGGCACGGAAGACACGCCTCGAGCACACATCACCAACATGGCTGCTCTCG AGTGTCTCCGTGATCTTGGCCTTGACCGTGAGATCCGAAAGGTCGCTTGCGATGGAGAACATATGGTTCACACACGGTGGTGTCATAGTATGGCGGGCGAAGAGTACGCGCGGATTTACTCGTGGGGAAACGATCCGAGAAGAAAGGTAAATTTGGAATCCGAATTCCCATGTGCATTggcaaagagagaaggaaagagtAACATGGACCAGGGAGACTACGAACGAGCCAGTCCATGCTCGCCCGTTGATCTGCCCCagacgctgctggagccCATCCTCGTGCGCTATGCAACATGGCAGGGATTCACCACGAGATTCGACACTACGCTGTTGTCCTTTGCGCGCGACGAGAAACAGCGAATTACCGCAACAGTCCGCGACAACCTTTCGCACAAAGAGTACCAGATTCGGACGAGATACCTGTTTGGTGCCGACGGGGCGCGAAGTCAGATTGTTAAGCAACTGGGCCTGCCGCTGACCGTCAAACCAGGCCAAGGGCTTGCGATCAACGTGCTAGTAAAAGCAGATCTCTCCCACTTGGTGGCGCACCGAAAGGGAAATCTGCACTGGGTCATGCAGCCGGACCGCGACCATCCCAGCTTCGGCTGGATGGCCATCATCCGCATGGTCAAGCCGTGGGATGAGTGGatgttcatcctcttcccaacTAGAGGCTATGATCCTGCGAGCGTGAGCCCGTCCAAGGAGGAATACCTACACCGAGTCAGGGAGCTAATCGGGGACGAAACGCCTGCCGAGATCCTGAATATCTCCAAGTGGTATATCAACGAGATTGTGGCGGAGACATACTCAGACGGTAATAACGTCTTTTGCCTGGGCGACGCTGTGCATCGACATCCGCCACTGAACGGTCTTGGATCAAACACTTGCATCCAGGATGCCTTCAATCTCGCCTGGAAGATTGCATATGTCCACCGTGGCATTGCAGGAGCCCCATTGCTCTCGACATACTCCGCCGAGCGACAGCCCGTCGGCCACGGGATTGTAACGCGCGCCAACCAGGCGTTCAGGGATCATCACCAGATCTGGGCCGCGCTCGGGATGCTCGGCGCATCTCTCGAGGAGCGACAGCGCGCGCTTGAAGAGTTGACCGAGCCCACTGCCGCCGGGCGCGAGCGGCGTCAGACCCTCCAAAAGGCTGTTGCGCATACAGCGCACGAGTTTCACGGCTTAGGCATCGAGATGAACCAGCGATACGAGGGTCCAGGGATCTACGACGCAGACGAGGCCGATCCTTTTGTGCTCCCTGGCCGCGCGGCCGAAGACCCTGTTCTGTACTATGAGCCGAATACCTATCCTGGTTGCCGATTGCCGCATGTATGGCTGAACCGGGCCATTCCCGGGCAGCCAGTGTCCACGATCGATCTGGCAGGACACGGCGCTTTCACACTGTTCACTGGTATTGGAG GGTTCCGGCAAGACTGGGAGGATGTGTACTTTGAATGGGAGCGCCTTTGCGGGGTGGAAGAGAGCGGTGCGGTGCTGGTTCGTCCAGATCGATATGTGGCCTGGAGAGCCGATAGTGTGCTAaaggatgctgctgcctgcGAGGAGAAGTTGTCAGCGGTGCTGAAAGCGATCCTGTGTGTTGATTGA
- a CDS encoding fungal specific transcription factor domain-containing protein (transcript_id=CADANIAT00005347) yields MPLDQQDTLQAMFTRRSWPCSEHTRFWVSRPKRPSNCECTTKKGLERQRNRHLIDTSPSTMIYFDNMMTISLFHQPSFPEKLARITSPTQLAALLAAMFAFAVRFRPEEMDVNRRAAWFLNVALQQIDVALDECGDETPPLCLLQAYVLAAHCQLTQGVLGRAWRTLGSCVRLAYEMNLHLVDVQGPRNAAAAVDIARWCSDEEQRRAWWAIWEMDVFATTIRRTPTAMDWSQIEILLPVDDEHWFQCQLQESCFFEPDPIRRWKMLESCGNQSPKAWFIVINSLMKEAQRISSPRGIPSRSQSDQVDEAHHQLEIIANAIRCFQLALPNHLKYKNQDLMFDVRGARRLSSAVYNINMMTHLARLMVYRYDVFKGRVRVSLLSCDDQHNHDRSSSMREGEHAAIREYFDAADKILTIIQRSSADHIQYTMPFLSSTIWLASAVQLMRSQLCRPGTLKNVSASGTCIRPFSRA; encoded by the exons ATGCCACTGGACCAACAGGACACTCTTCAAGCAATGTTCACACGACGCAGCTGGCCATGCAGCGAGCACACGCGGTTCTGGGTGTCGCGCCCGAAGAGGCCGAGCAACTGTGAGTGCACTACCAAAAAAGGACTGGAAAGACAGAGAAACAGGCACCTGATTGATACTTCTCCCAGCACGATGATTTACTTCGATAATATGATGACCATAAGTTTGTTTCACCAGCCCAGCTTCCCGGAGAAGTTGGCGCGAATCACGTCTCCTACTCAGTtggcggctctgctggctGCCATGTTCGCCTTCGCTGTGCGGTTTCGTCCAGAAGAGATGGACGTCAATAGGCGAGCCGCCTGGTTTCTGAATGTAGCTCTGCAACAGATTGACGTGGCTCTAGACGAGTGCGGCGATGAGACCCCACCACTGTGCTTGCTCCAGGCATATGTCCTGGCAGCCCACTGCCAGTTAACCCAGGGGGTACTTGGCCGGGCGTGGCGCACTCTCGGCTCGTGCGTTCGGCTGGCGTATGAGATGAACTTGCATTTAGTGGATGTTCAGGGGCCCAGGaatgctgccgctgccgtgGATATTGCCAGATGGTGTAGTGACGAGGAGCAGCGTCGTGCCTGGTGGGCGATCTGGGAAATGGACGTCTTTGCCACCACCATTCGACGCACGCCCACTGCAATGGACTGGTCGCAAATTGAGATCCTGCTGCCCGTGGATGACGAGCATTGGTTCCAGTGCCAGCTGCAAGAGAGCTGCTTCTTCGAACCGGATCCGATACGCCGGTGGAAGATGCTCGAGAGCTGCGGAAACCAGTCGCCCAAGGCCTggttcatcgtcatcaactCGTTAATGAAAGAGGCGCAGCGGATCTCAAGCCCTAGAGGGATCCCCAGTCGGTCGCAGTCGGACCAGGTTGACGAAGCCCACCACCAGCTAGAGATCATCGCCAATGCAATCCGGTGCTTTCAGCTGGCGCTGCCCAATCATCTTAAATACAAAAACCAAGATCTAATGTTCGACGTGCGCGGCGCCAGACGGCTGAGCAGCGCCGTCTACAATATCAACATGATGACCCACCTCGCCAGGCTAATGGTCTACCGTTACGATGTCTTCAAAGGCCGGGTCCGGGTCTCACTCCTGAGTTGTGATGACCAGCATAATCATGATaggagcagcagcatgaGGGAAGGCGAGCATGCAGCCATCAGGGAATATTTTGATGCGGCAGACAAAATTCTGACCATCATCCAGCGCAGCAGTGCCGACCACATTCAGTACACCATGCCCTTCCTCTCGAGCACGATCTGGCTGGCATCTGCCGTACAACTGATGCGTAGCCAGCTTTGTCGCCCCGGAACGCTCAA AAATGTGTCGGCTTCTGGGACATGCATCCGGCCGTTCAGCAGAGCTTAG
- a CDS encoding fumarylacetoacetate hydrolase family protein (transcript_id=CADANIAT00005348): MAPRSTWTRLIRFVAEDDGQTHLGEVDAAQYPDIGLSVVNGERVAVRQVTGSIFDGIVTEKTLHVARLLAPIDMEDVPLIRCMGLNYRDHAKEANMPIPDVPVLFIKPRTALNGPHPAMINVPMIAQDGSSDYEAELSVILSRTGRDIPECDAMDYVLGYTCGNDVSARTQQFKNSQWSFSKGLDGSCPLGPVLVAPSELDPHQLDIKAIHNGAVVQDSNTREMIFDIPKIIAFLSQGTTLERGTVIMTGTGPGIGAMRDPKVVLRDGDDMRVQIQGIGTLCNRVYYE, encoded by the exons ATGGCCCCGAGATCGACCTGGACCCGATTGATCCGCTTCgttgctgaagacgatggACAAACACATCTTGGTGAAGTAGATGCAGCCCAATACCCAGACATTGGCCTCTCGGTGGTGAATGGAGAGCGAGTCGCTGTGCGACAGGTCACAGGGTCTATCTTCGATGGAATCGTGACAGAAAAGACCTTGCATGTTGCGCGA CTCCTGGCCCCGATCGATATGGAAGACGTCCCTCTCATCCGATGCATGGGTCTTAACTACCGAGACCACGCAAAAGAAGCCAATATGCCCATTCCCGACGTGCCAGTACTATTCATTAAACCCCGAACTGCGCTGAACGGTCCCCACCCAGCCATGATTAACGTGCCCATGATAGCCCAGGATGGCTCGAGCGACTATGAGGCCGAGCTGTCCGTGATCCTGTCCAGGACAGGCCGCGACATTCCCGAGTGCGATGCCATGGATTACGTGCTGGGCTACACGTGCGGCAACGATGTGAGCGCTCGTACGCAGCAGTTTAAGAATAGCCAATGGAGCTTCTCCAAAG GGCTCGATGGCTCGTGTCCGCTGGGGCCCGTTTTGGTGGCTCCCTCTGAACTCGACCCGCACCAGCTCGATATCAAGGCCATTCACAATGGTGCGGTGGTGCAGGACTCCAACACAAG AGAGATGATATTCGACATCCCTAAGATAATCGCGTTCCTGTCACAGGGCACTACCCTAGAGCGCGGGACGGTGATCATGACGGGGACAGGGCCAGGAATTGGGGCAATGCGTGATCCCAAGGTCGTGCTGAGAGATGGCGACGATATGCGGGTTCAAATCCAGGGAATCGGCACGCTCTGTAACCGGGTTTACTATGAATAG